The stretch of DNA GGCGGTGCTGGTGATGCTGGGCACCGGGGTACTGATGTGGTTCACCCACCTGGCGCCGCTGGTCTGGCGCACCGGGGCCACCTTCGTGCACGACTGGCTGGCGGTGGCCGTGGCGGTGGTGGTCGGCGGGCACGTCTGGATGGCGGTGAAGGACCCGGAGGCCCGGCGCGGGCTGCGCACCGGGCTGGTCGACCCGCTCTGGGCCGCGCGGGAGCACCCGGACTGGGACCACGCGGCGGACCACGCGGGGGATCAGGGGGAGCGCCGCTCCAGGTAGCCCTGCCAGGCGGCCAGGCCGTCCGGGACGAAGGGCCATTCGGTGAGCTTGGCGGTGAGTTCGGCCTCGGTGAGCCAGTCGTGCCAGGCCACCTCCTCGACCTGCGGGGAGACCGGGCCGTCCCAGGTGGCCTGGTAGACCTGGCACCACCACTGGTCGCCGGTCTCCTCGTCGTGGAAGAGGAACTTGTGCAGCGGGCTCGGGCTGACCCCGCTGACCCCCAGCTCCTCCTCGGCCTCGCGGACGGCGGCCAGGTCGTAGCTCTCGCCGGCACCGACCACGCCGCCGACGAAGCAGTCGTAGTAGCCGGGGTAGTAGGTCTTGGTGTCGGTGCGGCGGTGGGTGAAGATCCGGCCCTGCGGGTCGCGGACCAGGATGAAGACGCAGCGGTGGCGCAGGCCGTCGCGGTAGACCACGTCCCGGTAGGCCTGGCCGGTCACCCGGTCCTGCTCGTCCACCACGTCAAGCAGCTCTTCGGCGGGGTTCGTCATGGGGAGGACGCTACCGGGGTCGGTCGAAGGGTGATCATCGGTTTATCGTTCCAAGCTGGATGCGGAGCAGCCGGGTCCGGAACGAGGGCGGTGCGCGGTGGTGGACATCTGGGGCGAGACGGCGCCGGGCTTCGAGCCCGTCCGGGAGGCGTTCGCGCGCAACTTCCGCGAGCACGGCGAGCTCGGGGCCGCCTTCGCGCTGTACGCGGGCGGCCGCAAGGTGGTCGACCTCTGGGGCGGGGACGCCCGGCCCGAGGTGGGCGGGCGTCCGGCGCCCGCCGTGCCGTGGACGGCCGACACCGCGCAGGTGCTGCGCTCGGTCACCAAGGGCCTGACCGCCACCGCCGCCCTGCACCTGGTGCAGCGCGGCGGGCTCGACCTGGACGCGCCGGTGGCCGCCTACTGGCCGGAGTTCGCGGCGGCGGGCAAGGAGCGGGTGCCGGTGCGCTGGCTGCTCTCGCACCAGGCCGGGGTGCCCGCGCTGGACGTGCCGCTGCGGGTCGAGGACGTGATCGCCTGGGAGCCGGCGGCCGCCGCCGTGGCGGCCCAGGCCCCCGCCTGGGAGCCCGGCACCGCGCACGGCTACCACCCGTACACCTTCGGCTGGCTGGTCGGCGAGGTGGTCCGGCGGGCGAGCGGCCGCAGCCTCGGCCAGTACTTCGCCGAGGAGATCGCCCGGCCGCTCGGGCTCGACCTCTGGATCGGCCTCCCGGCGGAGGCCCGCCCCCGGGTCGGCCTGCTGGTCGACCTGCCCGCCCCCGAGGCCGCCCAGACCGGCCCGAACGGCCTGCGGCTGCGCCCGCGCCAGGCCGTGGTCGACGCCTACCAGGACCCGACCTCGCTGACGGCCCGTTCGTTCGCCGCCGTCCGCCCCGGGGTGGACCTCAACGACCCGGCCGTCCAGTCGGCCGAGATCCCCGGCGCGGGCGGCATCGGCACCGCCCGCTCGGTGGCCCGGCTCTACGCGGCCCTGATCGGCGGGGCCGACCGCCACGGCGGCCCGGCCGGGCAGCTGCTGCCGCCGCTGCTCGACCCGGCCCTGCTGCACGAGGCCACTGGCCCGGAGGTGAAGGGCCCCGACCGGATCCTGATCGTCTCCACCTCCTTCGGCCTCGGCTTCTTCCGCCACGGCCCCAGCTCCCCGATGTCCTCCCCGGCCGCCTTCGGCCACCCGGGCCGCGGCGGCTCCCTCGGCTTCGCCGACCCGGAGCTCGGCATCGGCTTCGGCTACGTCACCAACGGCATGCAGCCGGGCGTCACCGGGGACATCCGCTCGCGGACGCTGATCGCGGCCGTGCTCGGCTGCCTCTGAGCCGGGTGTCGGGGTCGGGCTCAGGCGAAGGCGACCTGGGAGACCCCGGCCCGGTAGAACCTGGCGGCGTACCCGTAGGCCGCCGGGTCGAGTCCCTGCGACCGCGTGCGCAGGCCCTGGGCGTCGAAGAGGCCGATGCGGTCCTTCCACCAGTAGCCCGCGAGGGCCGGATCGGTCGAGGTGGCCGCGGTGGATTGGAGCCGACGGCGGTGCGTGTGGCCCCGGGGAGCAGATGGTTCGCGGTCGGGCGAATCCAGCGCGTGCCCGTTCGATCCCTCCCCCGGGGGCGGGTCAGGCCTGGCCGGTCTCGAAGTGGCTGATCCGGCCGTCGGTGACGGTGAAGCGCCAGGCGGTGCGCATGGTGCCCCAGGTGTCGTTGGCGTAGTCGGCGGTCAGGGAGCAGCCGTCGGCGGCCTCGGAGGTGACGGTCAGTCGGCCGTTGGCGGAGAAGATCTCGCGGTCCACCCAGGGGGCGAGGTCGCGGCCGGTGCCGTCGTCGGACATCGTGGCGTCCGGGGTGAGCAGGGCGAAGAAGGCGGTGCGGTCACCCTTGTTGATCGCGTCGATCAGGGCTTGGACGGTGGGGTCGGGCATGGCGGTGCTCCTTCGGGCGGTTCGCTGGGGCGGTCCGGGGGTCCGGTGTGCTTGGATCCGATTGTGGGGGATTCGTCACGATATGTGCGGTACGAACCCGAAAGGAGGCGGGCGATGGGCCCAGCCGAACTGCTCGTCCTGACGTTCCCGCAGGAGACCATCACCGTCGAGGCCGCCTCGGCCCTGGTGAAGCTGCGGACGGCGGGTGACATCCGGGTGATCGACTCACTGGTCGTCACCCGGCATCCGGACGGTGAGGCCAGCTACGGCGAGCTCGGCGACTTCGAGCACCTCAAGGGGGTGGTGGCCGGTGCGGGGGAGGAGCTGCCGCTGATCGGGCCGGAGGACGCCCAGGAGGCGGCGGAGCTGCTCAAGCCGGGCACGGTCGCGCTGCTGGTGCTGATCGAGCACGTCTGGGCCGAGGCCGCCGCCACGGCCCTGCGGGAGGTCGGCGGCCGGATCGCCTCCGGCGTCCGCATTCCGCCGGAGAACATCGAAGAGGCCGTGCGCGCCGCCCAGGCGCGCGTCGCGGCCGGGAAGTGAGTGCGCCGTGTTCCGACCGATGCGGCCGATCAGGCCGGTGAGGCGGGTGCGTCCGGTGGGCGCGCCGTTGGTGCGGGGGCTGGTGGTGGGCGGGGCCGCGTACGCGGCGGGCCGCAGCGCCGCCAACGCGGCCCGCGACGAGCAGGACCAGAACCAGGCGATCGCCGACCTCCAGGCCCAGCAGGCCCAGGCGGCCTACCAGGGTCAGCAGGCGCCGCCCGCCGGGTATCAGCAGACCGCCGGGTACCAGCCGCCCGCCACCGATGTGGCGGGCAAGCTGACCCAGTTGGGCGAGATGGTGCAGCAGGGGTTGCTCACCCCGGCGGAGTTCGCGGCGGCCAAGGCGAAGCTGCTCGCCTGAACCCGCGGCCCGGCCGGGGTCAGTCCTCCTCGGTGAGCAGCCGGGAGCGGGTCAGGAAGCGGCGTCCGGTCGGGGCTTCGAGCGAGAAGCCGCTGCCCCGGCCGGGCACCACGTCGATGGTCAGGTGGGTGTGGGACCAGTAGGCGTACTGGTCCCGGGCCATCCAGACCTGGACGGGGGCCAGGCCCTCGATGTGCAGCTCGCCGAGCAGGTGGTCGGCGTCGGAGAGCAGCAGCTCGCCGATCGGGTAGCACATCGGGGCCGAGCCGTCGCAGCAGCCGCCGGACTGGTGGAACATCAACGGGCCGTGGTCGGAGGTCAGTTCGCGGATGAGCACGGCCGCCTCGGCCGTCACGTCGACCTGGGGCATCGCGGGCCTCCTAGAAGAAGCCGAGGGCCTGCGGGGAGTAGCTGACCAGCAGGTTCTTGGTCTGCTGGTAGTGCTCGAGGAGCATCTTGTGGGTCTCCCGGCCGATGCCGGAGTTCTTGTAGCCGCCGAAGGCCGCGTGGGCGGGGTAGAGGTGGTAGGAGTTGGTCCAGACCCGGCCGGCCTGGATGGCGCGGCCGGCCCGGTAGGCGGTGGAGCCGTCGCGGCTCCAGACGCCGGCGCCGAGGCCGTAGAGGCTGTCGTTGGCGAGGTCGACGCCGTCGGTGAAGTCCTCGAAGCGGGTGACGGCGACGACCGGGCCGAAGATCTCCTCCTGGAAGATCCGCATCCGGTTCTCGCCCTCGAAGACGGTCGGGGCCATGTAGTAGCCGCCGCTCAACTCCCCGCCGAGGTCGACCCGTTCGCCGCCGACCAGCACCTTGGCGCCCTCGGCCTGGCCGATCTCGACGTAGGAGAGGATCTTCTCCAGCTGGTCGTTGCTGGCCTGGGCGCCGACCATGGTGTCGGTGTCCAGCGGGTTGCCCTGGCGGATCGCCCGGACCCGCTCCAGGCCGTCGGCCAGGAAGGAGTCGTAGATCGAGCCCTGGATCAGGGCCCGGCTCGGGCAGGTGCAGACCTCGCCCTGGTTGAGGGCGAACATGGTGAAGCCCTCGAGGGCCTTGTCGTAGAAGGCGTCCCGCTCGGCGGCCACGTCGGCGAAGAACAGGTTCGGGCTCTTGCCGCCCAGCTCCAGGCTGACCGGGATGAGGTTGGCACTGGCGTACTGCATGATCAGCCGGCCGGTGGTGGTCTCGCCGGTGAAGGCGATCTTGCCGATCCGGGAGCTGGAGGCCAGCGGCTTGCCCGCCTCCACGCCGAAGCCGTTGACCACGTTGACCACGCCCGGGGGCAGCAGGTCGGCGGTCAGCTCGATCAGCACCAGCACCGAGGCCGGGGTCTGCTCGGCGGGCTTGAGCACCACGGTGTTGCCGGCCGCCAGGGCCGGGGCGAGCTTCCAGATCGCCATCAGGATCGGGAAGTTCCACGGGATGATCTGGCCGACCACGCCGATCGGCTCGTGGAAGTGGTACGCGACGGTGTCCTCGTCGATCTGGGAGAGCGAGCCCTCCTGGGCGCGCAGCGCCCCGGCGAAGTACCGCAGGTGGTCGATGGCCAGGGGTATGTCGGCGGCCAGGGTCTCGCGGACGGGCTTGCCGTTCTCCCAACTCTCGGCCACCGCCAGGGCTTCGAGGTTCTCGGCCATCCGGTCGGCGAGGTTCAGCAGCACCTGGGCGCGCTCGGCGGGGGAGGTCCGCCCCCAGCCGGGCGCCGCCGCGTGGGCGGCGTCCAGGGCGGCCTCCACGTCCTCGGCGGTGCCCCGGGCCACCTCGCAGAAGACCTGTCCGGTGACCGGGGTCGGGTTCTCGAAGTACTGGCCCCGGGCGGGGGCGCGCCATTCGCCCCCGATCCAGTGCTCGTACCTGGCACGGTAGTTGACGACACTGCCGGGCTGGCCGGGGGGCTGGTAGACCGTCATGCTCCGGTGTCTCCTCGCTGCGGGCAGGGTGGTTCGCTGCGGTGGGTCGGTCAGACGTGCACAGCGCACCCTAGCCGTGGCGGCGAGGAGCCGCTACCGTGCGTCGGGGGATCGGTACGTTCGGTGGTCGGGGGGTCGGGGCGTTCGGTGGGCGGGGATCGATGCGTTCAGCTGTTGGCGGACGGGTGCGTTCGGTCGAGGCGGTCTGGCGGGGCCGCCGGGGTCAGGGGGTGTGGTACCGGCCGGTGTGGCGCTCCCAGTGCAGGTAGCCCGCGAGCCAGTGGGCCAGGCCGTCCGCGTACCGCTGGGCGGCCGTGCGCTCCTCCGGGGTGAGCTCCAACCAGGTGTAGGCGTCGGGCAGTTCGGCGGCGAGCTTGACGAAGCGGTCGGCCATCAACTGGGCCTCGTCGAGCACCACCGCGCACGCCTCCTCCACCGAGCAGCCCCGCTCGCGCTGGGCGATCAGCACCAGGTTGCAGACGTCCCCCCGCGGGGCCTCCAACGGGAAGGAGCGCACGTCGTTGGTGAACGAGGGTATGTCGGCCGCGAGTTGGCGCAGCTGACGGAGCACCGGGTGGTGCAGTACGGCCTGCGGCACCTCGAAGCGGCCGAGCCGCTCGATCATGTCGAAGACCGTCTCCATCGCCGCCGTGCCCCGACGCAGCATCAGGTAGCCCTGACGGTCCGGCAGCAGGCCGGAGTTGCGGCCGGCCGCCTCGGCCGCGTGGCTGGCGAAGTACCACTCCCAGTCGTACGCGGTGCGGGCCCGCCAGCGGGCGGGCATGCCCTGCTGGCTGCGCCGCCACAGGTCGGCGAAGGCGCGTTCGACCGGGGAGGTGCCGTCCGGGCGGGCTCCGTGCAGGATCCCGCCGAGCCGGTCGCAGAGCCGGGCGATCTGCTCAGGGCGGCGGCCGAGCGGGCCGTCGAACTGGTCGTCGAAGAGGAAGTAGAACCCCAACAGGTCGGCGGCCAGGCCGAGATCGGCGGCCGAGGCGTCGGGGTAGCTGAGCGCGGCGAGTTCGGCGATCTCCCAGTGCGCGTAGGCTTGGTCGGCCGTGCCGGCGGCCAGGTCGCGGTGCCGGTGCAGCCAGTCTCGGTGGTGTTCGACGGCTTGGGCGTGGTGCGGGCTTCTGCGGTGAGCAAAGGGAAGCTCGAGCGTGGTTTCGTCGGACATCGGTCTCCCGGTGCTGCTGAAGGTGCGGTGTGTGCTGGGCTCCGTGGGTCGTTGCGGTGCGTGGTGCGAGAAGAACCTGCAGAAGACGATCTTTGCTCCCGTGTGCGGCGAGAGAGTATCCGATCTGATCATCAGATGGCAGGCATGTGAGGGCATTTGCCCCGGATGCCCGGTCCGAACCCTGCAAGTGCTCCCCGGCCTGCGTGAATGCGCCCCATGGGGGCGCACACGGCGCTAATCTCGGCGGGGAATACCCGGAGCGCGGTAGCGTCCGAGGCCGGACGTGTCCGAAGGTGTGCCCCAGGGCATGCCGCACGGGCGAGCGCGACGGAACGGCGAGGCGGAGGCGCGGCAGTGGCCGGAGAGCAGGACGCGGTGCGGGGCGAGGCGGAACACCTGACGGACCATCCGGAGAGCGGGCAGCGGTTGCACGAACGCGACCGCGAACTGGACTCCGCCACGCGCTCGTTGGACAGGCTGTGCCACGAGTTCGAGGCGGGCGGCACCGAGATCGGTGAGGTGCTGCTCTTCTCCGGCCCGGCCGGCAACGGCAAGACCTCGGTGCTCGACGAGCTGCGCCGGATGGCCGGGCTGCGGCGCGGCTGCACCTTCCTCAGCGGCCGGGGCGGCGAGCGGCAGACCAAGGAACCCTTCCACGTGCTCCGGCAGTTGCTGCTCCCGGTGCTCGGAGGAATGACCGAGGCCGAGCGCGCCGAGGTCTTCGGCGACTGGTACAGCATCGTCGGCCCGGCGATCGGCCTGAAGCCGCCGAACGACGAGATGGAGCCGCTCGACCCGCAGGGCATCCGGGACGGCCTGACCCACGTCATCACCCAACTCGCCCCGCGCCGCGCACCCTTGGTGATGGTGGTGGACGACCTGCACTGGGCCGACCTGGAGTCGCTGGCCTGGCTGGCCTCCTTCGCCGGCCAGGCCCGGTACCTCCCGGTGCTGCTGGTCTTCGCCTACCGCGACGAGTTCGTCGAGGAGGCCTCGGCCCACCACCAGCAGATCGAGAGCCAGGCCAGCCGCAAGCACCTGCTGCGCCCGCTCACCCCCGAGTCGGTGGCGCTCTGCTCTGCCGGGAGGAGTTCGGCCCGGAGGCCGAGGACGTGTTCTGCCGTCAGGTCTGGGCCGTCACCGCGGGCATCCCGTTCGACACCCACGCCCTGCTGCGCGAGGTCCGCGAGCAGGGCCTGGCCCCGATCGAGGACACCACCCCGAAGCTGCGCGACCTGGCCGCCACCGCCAAGGGCATGGACGAGACCTACTGGGCGGGCAAACTCGGGCTCCGCGCCCTGCGGTTCGCCCAGGCCGCCGCGCTGATCGGCACCGACATCCAGCAGAGCCTGGCCGCCAACATCGCGGGCCAGACCCCGGCCGAATCCGAGGAGTCCGTCCGCGAGCTGCGCCGCCACCGGGTGCTCACCAGCAGCCCCAGCGGCAGGCTGGACTTCGTCCACCCGCTGATCGCCACCTCGCTCTACCTCTCGATGAAGCCCGCCTTCCGCACCGCGATGCACGGCCACGCCGCCACCGTGATCGAGAACTCCGGCGGCAGCCTGCTGGACGCCTCCCGCCATCTGCTCGAAACCCACCCCGAGGGCGACGACCTGGTGGTGTCGCGGCTGCGCAAGGCGGCCATCGAGCACCTGGCGATCGGCGCACCCGACGCCGCGTACCGCTGCCTGGAGCGCGCCCTGCTGGAGCCGCCGGACGAGGACGACCGGGCCGTGGTGCTCTTCGAGGCCGGCCGTGCGGCGCTGCTCACCAACCCGCTGGCCACCGTCAACCAGCTCAAGCTCGCCCTGGAGATCGAGGACGGCCTCGACCCGGACCAGCGGGTGGACGCCACCTTCCGGCTGGCCGAGGTGCTGGGCCACGCCGGGGAGCTGTTCACCGCCGCCGAGATCTGCCGGGTGGAGGCCGACCGCACCCCGCCCGGCCCCGGCCGGGTGCGGCTGCGCGCCACCCAGCTGATGTGGCACATGTGGCAGCGCGACGAGACCGACGGCCTCGGCCGCTCGTCCCGGCTGCGCGAGCTCTCCAAGCAGGTGACCAGCGAGGACCCGGCCGCCCGGGCCATCCGCGCGCTGCGCGCCTGGGATCTGACGCTGCACGGCAAGCCGGTGGGCCGCACCCTCGATCTGGTCGAGGAGGCCCTGCTGCCGGACGGCGAACTCCCGCCCGAGCTCGGCTGGTGCCGCGACACCTGGGGCTTCGAACTGCCCGCGATCATCGGCCTGACCTACGTCTACACCGACCAGCTGGCCAAGGCCGAGAAGCTGTTCTCGGACGCCATCATGGACTTCACCGTCGCCGGGTGGAGCGGCGCCCACCTCGGCTTCGGCCACTTCCTGATGGGGCTGGTGCGGTTCCGCCGCGGCTTCCTGACCGAGGCGGAGGGATTCCTGCGCGAGGGCCTGCGGCTCTCCGAGCGCATCGCGCCCGACATCCCGCTCCAGTGGGACGCCGTCGGCGTCCTGGCCGACACCCTGCTCGCCCGGGGCCGCGCCGAGGAGGCCTGGGCGCTGGCCGAGAAGTACCGCTTCCGGCCGCCCTTCCACCCCAGCGCCATGGTGCTGCCCGACGCGCCCAGCCTCTACGGCAAGCTCCAGCTGGCCCGCGGCGACTACGCCGGTGCGATCCGCACCTTCCGCGAGGTCGGCGCCCAGCTGGACGACCGCGGCCGCCGCAACACCGTCTGGGCGCCCTGGGCCTCGCACCTGGCCGTGGCCCTGCACGCCACCGGCGAGGTGGAGGAGGCCCGCAAGACCGCCGAGGACGCGGTGGCCCGGGCCCGCGAGTTCGGCACCGCCTCCGCCGTGGGCACCGCGCTGCGGCTGCAGGCCGCGGTCTGGGACGGCACCGCCGCCGTCGAGCTGCTGGAGGAGGCGGTGAGCACCCTCACCCTCTCGCCGGTCGCCTACGACCTCGCCTACGCCCTGGTCGACCTCGGCGCCGCGCTGCGCCGGGCCGGACGCCTCGAAGAGGCCGCCGAGTACCTCTACCAGGGCATCGAGATGGCCCAGCACTGCACCGCCGACGGCCTGGTCGGCCGGGCCCGCCGCGAGCTCTCCTACTCGGGCCTGCGGCCCAACCGGCTGCGCACCCTCAGCAAGGACGCGCTCAGCAAGCCCGAGTGGGACGTGGCCAAGCTCGCCGTCCGGGGCGTGCCCCCGCAGCGGATCGCCGAGCAGCTCGGCCTCGAACTGAGCCTGGTCCAGCGCCGCCTGGCCAGCGTCCACCGCAAGGCCGGCACCGGCCCGGACGGCCTGGCCGCCGCGCTCGGCCTCACCCCGCCGCCGGACGCCGACCTGATCTGAGGCCCGATCCGATCCGCCGGGCCGTCTCCTCGGCGGCCCGGCGATCTGACGGGGTGACGGAGCGCGGGCCGACCTGACGGGTGGTCGGCCCGCACCCGGCTAGGCTGCGCACGAGGACCGAGCTTTCCGACACGATCCGACAAGATCCGACACGAGGAGCCAGGCATGACAGGGCGGGCCGCAGCCACCGAGTTGAGCCGGGAGCCGTTCGAGGCGACCGGGGCCGGGGCCGCGATCACACGGTGGCGGCTGCGCAGCGGCCCGTACGAGGCGACCCTGCTCAGCCTCGGCGCCACCCTGCACACCCTCACCGCCCCCGACCGCTTCGGCGCCGTGGCGCAGGTGCTGCTCAGCACCGAGGAGCTCGGCTCGGTGCTCGGTGCCGCCCGCCACTACGGCACCACCGTCGGCCGGTACGCCAACCGGATCGCCGGCAGCCGGATCACCATCGACGGCGAGGACCACCCGTTGGCCCCCACCGGCGGCGGCGTCACCCTGCACGGCGGCCCCGACGGCTTCGCCAACCGGATCTGGCAGGGCGAGGAGGCCGAGGGCGGGGTCCGCTTCCACCTCCACAGCCCCGACGGCGACCAGGGCTTCCCCGGCGCGCTCGACGTCTGGGTCACCTACCGGCTCGCCGGTCCCGAGCTCACCATCGACTACCGGGCCGTCACCACCCGCCCGACCGTCGTCAACCTGACCAACCACGCGTACGTCAACCTCGCGGGTGAGGGCAGCGGCGACGTGCTCGGCCACCTGCTGACATTGGACGCCGACGCCTACACCCCCGTCGACGAGCGCCAGATCCCGCTCGGCCCGTACGCACCGGTGGCCGGCACCCCGTTCGACTTCACCACCGCCCGCCCGATCGGCAAGTCCATGCAGGACGAGCAGGTCGCCGAGGGCTACGACCACAACTGGGTGCTGCGCGAGCGCCCCGCCGACGGCAGCCCGGCCCGCGCCGCCCTCCTGGAGGACCCGGCCTCCGGCCGCACCCTGGAGGTGCTCACCACCGAGCCCGGCATCCAGGTCTACACGGCCAACGGCTTCCACGGCGCGGTCACCGGCGCGGCCGGCGTCCCCTACGGTCCGCACGCGGGCGTCGCCCTGGAGACCCAGCACCACCCCGACTCCCCGCACCACCCCGACTACCCCTCCACCGAGCTGCGCCCCGGCGAGGAGTTCCGCTCCACCACGGTCCTGCGCCTCGGCGTCTCGGCCTGAGGCCCGCTGCGGCGGCTCGGTGCGGCTCGCGGCGGCCTCCTCGTTTGTAGACTTGGGCGGATGGAGACCGGGAGCGGTGCGGCGGGGGTGCACAAGGCGTTGGCGGTGCCCGCGCGGCGGGCGCTGCTCACGGCGCTCACCGACGCCGCCGAGCCGCTGGACGTGCAGCAGCTGGCCGCCCTGCTCGGGCAGCACGTCACCACGCTGCGCCACCACCTGACCGCGCTGGTCGAGGCCGGCCTGGTGACCACCGCCCGCGACCAAGCCGCCACCGGCCGGGGGCGGCCCAAGCTGCGGTACGCCGCCGCGCCGGTCCGGGACCAGCTGGCCGCGTACGAGGTGATGGTCGACGTGCTCGCCCGGGGCTACGGCGCCGACCGGGCCGAGCGGGCCGCCCGGGCCGAGGAGGCCGGCCGGGCCTGGGCCACCGAGGAGTCCACCGGCGCGGGCCCGCTCGCCGCGCAGGCACCGGCTGAACAGGCGCTCGCCGCGCAGGCGCAGGCCGAACAGTCGCTGGCCGAACGGGCACTGGCCGAGGCCGCGGGCTGGGGCTTCAACCCCGAACTCGCCCCCGGCGGCGCGGAGATCACCCTGCACGGCTGCCCCTTCCAGCGCAACGCCGCCACCCACCCCGAGGTGGTCTGCTCCGTCCACCAGGGCCTGCTCGACGCCATCGCCCTGCGGGCCGGCCGGCCGGGCGCGCTGCGCCTGCACCCGTTCAGCGGTCCGCACACCTGCACGATCAGCATCGGGCCCCGGGATCCCTGAGAATTTTTCCGAATCGGGGGTACGGAAATGTCGCGATCGCCGTCCCGGCTTCGACCCATGGGTGAGAACGCGCCCGGCCGAGGGCGCACCGGAGTGGAGGAGCAGCCATGAAGTACATGCTGTTGATGCAGTTCAGTGGCCGACAGTCGGACGAGATCCCGCCGATCGGCACCTGGAGCGCGGAGGAGTTCCGGGCCCACATCGACTTCATGACCGAGACCAACCGCAAGCTCATCGCGGACGGTGAGTTCGTGGAGGCCCAGGGGCTCGCGGGGCGCGAGACGGCGCGAATCGTCCGGGCGAGCGCCGGTGGCCCGCCGCTGATCACCGAGGGCCCGTTCGCCGAGACCAAGGAGTTCCTGGCCGGCTACTGGATCGTCGACTGCGAGGACGAGGACCGCGCCCTCGCGATCGCCGCCCACGTCTCCACCGCCCCCGGCCCCGGCGGCCGCCCGCTGAACATGCCGATCGAGGTCCGCCAGGTGATGTCCGGCCCGCCGACGGAGGCGGAGCGCGAGGCCGCGGCCGGCCGCTGAGCACCTGCCGTGACCCCACACCGTCCTGACCGGCTCGACGTGGAGACCGAGGACCTGCTGCGCACGCTCGCGCCGCAGGTCCTCGGCGTGCTCGCGCGCCGGACCGGCGACTTCGACACCGCCGAGGACGCCGTCCAGGAGGCGCTGCTGGCCGCCGCCCGGCAGTGGCCCGGGGACGGGCTGCCGGACAACCCGCGCGGCTGGCTGCTCCAGGTGGCGAGCTGGCGGATGGCCGACCAGGTGCGGGGCGAGCAGGCCCGGCGCAGCCGGGAGGTGCGGGCGGCCGTCCGGGAGCCGGCCGGCTCCGCCTCGGCCGCGCCCGCCGACGAGAGCGCCGAGACGGCGGCCGGGGAGCGGGACGACACCCTCACCTTGCTGCTGCTCTGCTGCCACCCCGCCCTGACCCCGGCCTCGGCCGTGGCCCTCACCCTGCGCAGCGTCGGCGGTCTCACCACGGCGGAGATCGCCCGGGCCTTCCTCGTGCCCGAGACCACCATGGGCCGCCGGATCAGCCGGGCCAAGGAGCGGATCGCCGCCACCGGCGCCCGGTTCGCCCCGCCGACCGAGGCCGAGCTGCCCGGCCGGCTCGACTCCGTCCGCCGGGTCCTCTACCTGGTCTTCACCGAGGGGTACGCCGCCAGCGGCGGCCCGAGCCTGCGCCGGGTCGAGCTCGCGGAGGAGGCGATCCGGCTGGCCCGCCTGCTGCTCGCCCTGCGGCCTGCCGACGCCGAGGCGGCGGGGCTGCTGGCGCTGATGCTGCTGACCGAGGCCCGCGGCCCGGCCCGCACCGGGCCGGCCGGCGAACTCGTCCCGCTCGACGAACAGGACCGCTCCCGCTGGGACACCGCCCGGATCGCCGAGGGCACCGGCCTGCTCACCGCCGCGATGCGGCGCGGCCCGGTCGGCCCGTACCAGCTCCAGGCCGCCATCGCCGCCCTGCACGACGAGGCCCCCACCGCCGAGGCCACCGACTGGCCCCAGATCCTCGCCCTCTACACCGTCCTCGACCAGCTCACCCCCAGCCCCCTGGTCACCCTCAACAGGGCCGTCGCCCTCGCCATGGCCACCACCCCCGCCGCCGGCCTCGCCCTCCTCGAAACCCTCGCCCCCACCCTCACGGGCCACCACCACTTCCACGCGGCCCGCGCCCACCTCCGCGAAC from Kitasatospora sp. MMS16-BH015 encodes:
- a CDS encoding AAA family ATPase encodes the protein MAGEQDAVRGEAEHLTDHPESGQRLHERDRELDSATRSLDRLCHEFEAGGTEIGEVLLFSGPAGNGKTSVLDELRRMAGLRRGCTFLSGRGGERQTKEPFHVLRQLLLPVLGGMTEAERAEVFGDWYSIVGPAIGLKPPNDEMEPLDPQGIRDGLTHVITQLAPRRAPLVMVVDDLHWADLESLAWLASFAGQARYLPVLLVFAYRDEFVEEASAHHQQIESQASRKHLLRPLTPESVALCSAGRSSARRPRTCSAVRSGPSPRASRSTPTPCCARSASRAWPRSRTPPRSCATWPPPPRAWTRPTGRANSGSAPCGSPRPPR
- a CDS encoding tetratricopeptide repeat protein — its product is MWQRDETDGLGRSSRLRELSKQVTSEDPAARAIRALRAWDLTLHGKPVGRTLDLVEEALLPDGELPPELGWCRDTWGFELPAIIGLTYVYTDQLAKAEKLFSDAIMDFTVAGWSGAHLGFGHFLMGLVRFRRGFLTEAEGFLREGLRLSERIAPDIPLQWDAVGVLADTLLARGRAEEAWALAEKYRFRPPFHPSAMVLPDAPSLYGKLQLARGDYAGAIRTFREVGAQLDDRGRRNTVWAPWASHLAVALHATGEVEEARKTAEDAVARAREFGTASAVGTALRLQAAVWDGTAAVELLEEAVSTLTLSPVAYDLAYALVDLGAALRRAGRLEEAAEYLYQGIEMAQHCTADGLVGRARRELSYSGLRPNRLRTLSKDALSKPEWDVAKLAVRGVPPQRIAEQLGLELSLVQRRLASVHRKAGTGPDGLAAALGLTPPPDADLI
- a CDS encoding helix-turn-helix domain-containing protein, which gives rise to METGSGAAGVHKALAVPARRALLTALTDAAEPLDVQQLAALLGQHVTTLRHHLTALVEAGLVTTARDQAATGRGRPKLRYAAAPVRDQLAAYEVMVDVLARGYGADRAERAARAEEAGRAWATEESTGAGPLAAQAPAEQALAAQAQAEQSLAERALAEAAGWGFNPELAPGGAEITLHGCPFQRNAATHPEVVCSVHQGLLDAIALRAGRPGALRLHPFSGPHTCTISIGPRDP
- a CDS encoding YciI family protein — encoded protein: MKYMLLMQFSGRQSDEIPPIGTWSAEEFRAHIDFMTETNRKLIADGEFVEAQGLAGRETARIVRASAGGPPLITEGPFAETKEFLAGYWIVDCEDEDRALAIAAHVSTAPGPGGRPLNMPIEVRQVMSGPPTEAEREAAAGR
- a CDS encoding RNA polymerase sigma factor encodes the protein MTPHRPDRLDVETEDLLRTLAPQVLGVLARRTGDFDTAEDAVQEALLAAARQWPGDGLPDNPRGWLLQVASWRMADQVRGEQARRSREVRAAVREPAGSASAAPADESAETAAGERDDTLTLLLLCCHPALTPASAVALTLRSVGGLTTAEIARAFLVPETTMGRRISRAKERIAATGARFAPPTEAELPGRLDSVRRVLYLVFTEGYAASGGPSLRRVELAEEAIRLARLLLALRPADAEAAGLLALMLLTEARGPARTGPAGELVPLDEQDRSRWDTARIAEGTGLLTAAMRRGPVGPYQLQAAIAALHDEAPTAEATDWPQILALYTVLDQLTPSPLVTLNRAVALAMATTPAAGLALLETLAPTLTGHHHFHAARAHLRERAGDLPGALTDYRAAAARTASTPERNYLLLRQARLNAAADG
- a CDS encoding aldose epimerase family protein → MTGRAAATELSREPFEATGAGAAITRWRLRSGPYEATLLSLGATLHTLTAPDRFGAVAQVLLSTEELGSVLGAARHYGTTVGRYANRIAGSRITIDGEDHPLAPTGGGVTLHGGPDGFANRIWQGEEAEGGVRFHLHSPDGDQGFPGALDVWVTYRLAGPELTIDYRAVTTRPTVVNLTNHAYVNLAGEGSGDVLGHLLTLDADAYTPVDERQIPLGPYAPVAGTPFDFTTARPIGKSMQDEQVAEGYDHNWVLRERPADGSPARAALLEDPASGRTLEVLTTEPGIQVYTANGFHGAVTGAAGVPYGPHAGVALETQHHPDSPHHPDYPSTELRPGEEFRSTTVLRLGVSA